Proteins encoded in a region of the Granulicella sibirica genome:
- a CDS encoding GMC family oxidoreductase has translation MSDKATAQAEFEYVVVGSGAGGGTVAARLAEAGHSVCLLEAGGDPRTLQGSNPNTPGVNSLPEDYDVPVFHGLSTENNALSWDFFVRHYADLDQQQKDDKFVARQDGVFYPRAGTLGGCTAHNAQIVVYPSNEDWDAIAEVTGDASWSSDKMRGFFEKLEDCHHRPLDRALDHTTGLNPSRHGFKGWLQTEKAIPAEALGDSELIHTLAASAFRAFSETGHPLEEVAELIESQLDPNDWRVVTRNAAGIRYTPLMTRNHQRSGTRERVLDVATQHPLHIEMDALATEVLFEEGTTRAVGVRYLKGTRLYRAFNPPATAKGEIREVMATREVILAGGAFNTPQLLMLSGIGPSAHLQEMSIPVRVSLEGVGRNLQDRYEVGVVNRMSKQWAVLNGAKFARGDSQFNEWEQNREGVYTTNGAVLGVVRKSEDQQPVPDLLCFALLGFFKGYVPGYSAWFAQKLNYLTWAVLKGHTVNRAGEVKLRSRDPLDMPQVNFHYFQEGTDHLGKDLDAVVDGIKFVRTMTRSLIECGLIAEEEIPGPAVQTDDQLREFVRNNAWGHHASCTCMIGPPENKGVLTSDFRVHGVENLRVVDASIFPRIPGLFILSAVYMIGEKAADVILSQLR, from the coding sequence ATGAGCGACAAGGCAACAGCACAAGCGGAGTTCGAATATGTCGTAGTGGGCTCGGGAGCGGGTGGCGGAACGGTCGCCGCTCGGCTAGCAGAGGCCGGACACAGCGTCTGCCTGCTTGAAGCTGGCGGCGATCCTCGAACTCTCCAGGGCAGCAATCCAAATACTCCTGGGGTCAACTCTCTGCCTGAAGACTATGACGTCCCAGTCTTCCACGGTCTTTCCACCGAAAACAATGCCTTGAGTTGGGACTTCTTCGTCAGGCACTACGCAGATCTCGATCAGCAGCAGAAAGACGACAAGTTCGTCGCGCGGCAGGATGGTGTCTTCTATCCTCGGGCCGGCACCTTGGGCGGGTGTACCGCTCACAACGCGCAGATCGTCGTTTACCCAAGCAACGAAGATTGGGATGCGATCGCGGAAGTGACCGGGGACGCCTCCTGGAGTTCCGACAAGATGCGTGGCTTTTTCGAGAAGCTGGAAGACTGCCATCACCGTCCGCTCGATCGCGCTCTGGACCACACCACCGGGTTGAATCCTTCGCGCCATGGGTTCAAGGGCTGGTTACAGACAGAGAAAGCAATTCCGGCAGAGGCGCTCGGTGATAGCGAGTTGATCCACACCCTCGCGGCCTCCGCTTTTCGGGCCTTCAGCGAGACAGGACACCCGCTTGAAGAAGTCGCCGAGTTGATCGAGAGCCAGTTGGATCCGAACGATTGGCGTGTGGTCACCAGGAACGCGGCCGGCATCCGCTACACCCCGCTCATGACGCGGAACCATCAGCGTTCCGGCACGCGGGAACGTGTACTTGACGTCGCCACACAGCATCCGTTGCACATCGAGATGGACGCGCTGGCCACCGAAGTGCTCTTCGAGGAGGGAACAACCCGGGCGGTAGGGGTTCGCTATCTAAAAGGGACACGGCTCTATCGTGCGTTCAATCCTCCGGCCACCGCCAAAGGCGAGATTCGCGAGGTAATGGCGACCCGCGAGGTCATCCTTGCCGGGGGCGCGTTCAATACACCACAACTCTTGATGCTCTCTGGTATTGGACCGAGCGCGCATCTGCAGGAGATGAGCATTCCGGTTCGCGTCTCTCTCGAAGGCGTTGGTAGAAATCTGCAGGATCGTTACGAAGTCGGCGTCGTGAACCGCATGAGCAAGCAGTGGGCGGTCCTGAACGGCGCCAAGTTTGCAAGAGGCGATTCTCAGTTCAACGAGTGGGAGCAAAACCGTGAGGGCGTCTACACCACGAATGGTGCCGTGCTTGGAGTCGTCAGAAAGTCGGAGGACCAGCAACCTGTCCCGGACCTGCTGTGCTTTGCCCTCCTCGGATTCTTCAAGGGGTATGTTCCCGGGTACTCTGCCTGGTTCGCACAGAAACTGAACTATCTCACTTGGGCCGTGCTGAAGGGCCATACCGTGAACCGCGCAGGAGAAGTGAAGTTACGATCACGAGATCCCTTGGACATGCCGCAGGTCAACTTTCACTACTTCCAGGAGGGCACGGATCACCTCGGGAAGGACCTGGACGCGGTCGTCGATGGAATCAAGTTCGTACGAACCATGACGCGCTCCCTCATCGAATGCGGATTGATCGCCGAGGAAGAAATCCCCGGCCCCGCCGTACAGACCGACGACCAGCTCCGGGAGTTTGTTCGCAACAACGCCTGGGGACACCACGCCTCGTGTACCTGCATGATTGGACCGCCGGAAAACAAAGGTGTGCTGACCAGCGACTTCCGCGTCCATGGCGTCGAGAACCTGCGCGTCGTCGACGCCTCGATCTTCCCCCGCATTCCTGGGCTTTTTATCCTGAGCGCCGTCTACATGATCGGCGAGAAGGCCGCGGATGTCATTCTGAGCCAGCTTCGTTAA
- a CDS encoding hydrogenase maturation nickel metallochaperone HypA, whose amino-acid sequence MHEISIAISIVDQVVEESESLGGLLVTAVHLSLGLLAGVDEQALQFCFKAACEGTLLEGSTLIIQLIPVTIFCPTCGMERMADSVQQPVCTVCRSATRIIKGHELEVAALEVAA is encoded by the coding sequence ATGCACGAAATATCGATCGCTATCAGCATCGTCGACCAGGTAGTCGAAGAATCCGAGAGCTTGGGCGGCCTCCTGGTTACGGCTGTCCACCTTAGCCTCGGCCTGCTTGCCGGGGTCGACGAACAGGCACTGCAGTTCTGCTTCAAGGCTGCGTGTGAGGGAACTCTGCTGGAAGGATCGACTCTCATCATTCAACTCATCCCGGTCACGATCTTCTGCCCGACATGCGGCATGGAACGCATGGCGGACTCTGTTCAGCAACCTGTCTGCACGGTATGCCGATCTGCAACCAGGATCATCAAAGGACATGAATTGG